The genome window ACGATCAGGGCGCCCCACTCGGGCACCTGGTCGAGGTTGGCCAGCAGCTCGATCTGATAGATGTCCCGGGAGAGCACGTAGGTCTCCCCGGGAAGGCTGCCGGTGCAGCCCGGGTCCGTATCCGTCGTCTCGTGCCCCAGGGCGCGGACGTGCCGCTCCTCGCAGAGAACCTTCAGGAGCTCCATGCCCCAGCCCGGAAAGTGGGCGGTGCCGGCGGCATCGGTGTTGGCGAAGGCGGCCTTGTCCGGCCAGCGCTTGTGCCAATCCGTGCGCAGGGCGACGAAGGCGCCCTCGGGCAGGCGTCCGTTTCGTCGTTCCCAGTCCGCCAGGTCCTCCGGGGCCCCCGCGTAGTCCGGATTTTTCGCGGCCTTCTCGTGGACGTCCAGGACGGCGAGGGGGCAGATCATCTCCTTCACGTCCAGCTCGTCCAGGGTCCGCATCCCCTTGATGAAGTGCGCGGGCGGGTCGACGTGGGTGCCCCACTGGCCGCAGTGCGTGTAGAGGTGGGACAAAAAGCCCGAGCCCAGGGTTCCGATTCCCTCGTCCTGATGGTAGAGGGTCTCCATCCTGGAGGAGGGAAAACCCGGCCAATGCGGAATGTTGGAGGAGAACGTGTGGGTAAGGTCCACGAAGCGCTTGCTCTTCAGGACCTCGAAGATCTCCAGCAGGCTGGCGTCGTTCAGGGGACGGTTCATGGCGTTCGCTCCTTTCGTCGGCTCCGGTGGGTAGGCAGGGGCTCGGTCAGACCGCTGCGATCCTGGAGCAGATGAGGTCTCCGAGCCGTTGGAGGCCCGTTTCGATCCTCTCCGGCGGATTGCTGCCGAAGCTCATGCGCATACAGTTGCGGCCCCGGCCGTCCCTCTCGGTGAAAAATCCCTCCCCGGCGACGAAGGCGACCTTGACCTCGGGATTGCTTGTGGATGCCTTGAGCAATTCGGCGGTGTCGATCCCCTTGGGCAGCTCCACCCAGGTGAACAGCCCTCCTTCGGGGTCACTGTGCTTCGTCCCGGGCGGAAAATGGCGGTCGATGCCGCCGAGCATGGCGTCTCTGCGCTCGCGGTACAGATCGCACAGTTTTTTGTGGTGAGCGGGGAATAGGCCGCGCTTGAAGAATTCCGCGCACAGGATCTGCGGCAGCATGGAGGTGTGGGAGTTCGTCGCGGACTTGACGTCCGTCAGATGGGCGATGGCGTCGGCCTCTCCCACGACGTAGCCCAGGCGGCAGCCCGGAGAAAAAATCTTGGAGAAGCTGTTGGCCACGATGACGTTGCCGGTCCTGTCGAAATGCTTGATCGG of Fretibacterium sp. OH1220_COT-178 contains these proteins:
- a CDS encoding cyclase family protein produces the protein MNRPLNDASLLEIFEVLKSKRFVDLTHTFSSNIPHWPGFPSSRMETLYHQDEGIGTLGSGFLSHLYTHCGQWGTHVDPPAHFIKGMRTLDELDVKEMICPLAVLDVHEKAAKNPDYAGAPEDLADWERRNGRLPEGAFVALRTDWHKRWPDKAAFANTDAAGTAHFPGWGMELLKVLCEERHVRALGHETTDTDPGCTGSLPGETYVLSRDIYQIELLANLDQVPEWGALIVASWPKPYKGSGFPARAFAILP